Proteins from a genomic interval of Solea solea chromosome 10, fSolSol10.1, whole genome shotgun sequence:
- the smox gene encoding spermine oxidase, whose translation MQSCEISSESTDDPLSSGLRTHRQPRIVVIGAGLAGLAATKVLLKNGFTDVTVLEASDHIGGRVLSVQQGKATLELGATWIHGAIGNPVYHLAEDNGLLEDTTDEERSVGRISLYTKNGVSHYQTNVGKRIPKDLVEEFSDLYNEVYELTQEFFQNGKPVCAESQNSVGIFTRDVVRKRITVDPDDSESTKKLKLSMLQQYLKVESCESSSPSMDEVSLSEFGEWTEIPGAHHVIPEGFMKIVELLARDIPSSTVCLSKPIRCIHWNFSAQRQEVIDKSDDTIRDNNHNENNHSCRPHQDPVKLRSPIFLECEDEEWIMADHVIVTASLGVLKQNHEAMFSPSLPEDKVLAIEKLGISTTDKIFLEFEEPFWSPECNSIQFVWEDEAQLEQPVYPEDLWYKKICSFDVLYPPERYGHMLSGWICGQEALYMERCDDETVAETCTELLRRFTGNPDIPKPCRVLRSSWGSNPYIQGSYSFTRVGSSGEDCERLAMPLPYANSTKAPPLQVLFAGEATHRKYYSTTHGALLSGQREATRLVEMYQDLHRVQHTKPNM comes from the exons ATGCAAAGTTGTGAAATTTCGTCAGAGAGCACTGATGACCCCCTTAGTAGCGGCCTACGCACTCATCGGCAGCCTCGAATAGTAGTGATTGGTGCTGGCTTGGCCGGCCTTGCTGCAACTAAGGTCCTACTGAAAAACGGCTTCACAGATGTCACTGTTCTAGAGGCATCAGACCACATTGGCGGTCGAGTTCTAAGTGTTCAGCAAG GAAAAGCAACTTTGGAACTTGGAGCCACGTGGATCCATGGAGCCATTGGGAACCCAGTGTACCACCTGGCAGAGGACAACGGGCTGCTGGAGGACACCACAGACGAGGAGAGGAGCGTGGGACGCATCAGCCTGTACACGAAGAATGGCGTATCTCACTACCAGACCAACGTCGGGAAGAGGATCCCCAAGGACCTGGTGGAGGAGTTCAGTGACCTGTACAATGAG GTGTACGAGCTGACTCAGGAGTTCTTCCAGAATGGGAAGCCAGTTTGCGCCGAGAGCCAGAACAGCGTTGGCATCTTCACGCGAGACGTGGTGCGCAAAAGGATCACGGTGGATCCTGATGATTCTGAGAGCACCAAGAAGCTCAAACTGTCCATGCTTCAACAATAcctcaag GTGGAGAGCTGTGAAAGCAGCTCTCCCAGTATGGATGAGGTGTCTTTGAGTGAGTTTGGTGAGTGGACAGAGATCCCTGGTGCACATCATGTCATTCCCGAAGGTTTTATGAAGATTGTGGAGCTCCTGGCCCGAGACATCCCCTCCAGCACTGTCTGCCTTAGCAAACCGATCCGCTGCATCCACTGGAACTTCTCAGCCCAGCGCCAGGAGGTGATCGACAAGAGCGACGACACCATCCGGGACAACAACCACAACGAAAACAACCACAGCTGCCGGCCTCACCAGGACCCCGTGAAACTACGTAGCCCGATTTTCTTGGAGTGTGAAGACGAGGAGTGGATCATGGCCGACCACGTGATTGTGACGGCCTCTCTGGGTGTGCTGAAGCAGAACCATGAAGCCATGTTCTCCCCGTCGCTACCAGAGGACAAGGTGCTCGCCATTGAGAAGCTGGGCATCAGCACGACCGATAAGATATTCTTAGAGTTCGAGGAGCCCTTCTGGAGCCCCGAGTGCAACAGTATTCAGTTTGTGTGGGAGGACGAGGCTCAGCTGGAGCAGCCCGTTTACCCTGAGGACCTGTGGTACAAGAAGATCTGCAGCTTTGACGTCCTCTACCCTCCTGAGCGCTATGGCCACATGCTGAGTGGCTGGATCTGTGGGCAGGAGGCGCTGTACATGGAGCGCTGTGATGACGAAACAGTGGCGGAGACCTGCACTGAGCTGCTGAGACGCTTTACAG GGAACCCTGACATTCCAAAGCCGTGCCGTGTCCTGCGCTCCTCGTGGGGCAGTAATCCCTACATTCAGGGCTCCTACTCCTTCACCAGGGTGGGCTCCAGCGGTGAGGACTGTGAGAGACTGGCCATGCCACTGCCTTATGCCAACAGCACCAAGGCTCCG CCTCTGCAGGTCCTGTTTGCTGGAGAGGCCACACACAGGAAATACTATTCCACTACCCATGGTGCTTTGCTGTCAGGACAGAGAGAAGCCACTCGCCTGGTAGAGATGTACCAGGACCTGCACAGAGTTCAACATACAAAGCctaatatgtaa